In Paenibacillus ihbetae, the following are encoded in one genomic region:
- the flhB gene encoding flagellar biosynthesis protein FlhB yields the protein MTNRYPYRYPVDLQLFAGEKTEKATPKKRQDTRKKGQVAKSMEVSGASVLLSAFLCMLMFGGYMRDHTVRLFTDVYINRLSMDVTKDNVMQLLGEYAIQILLLLAPLFVAVFVVSLVVNYIQVGFLLTGEPLKMKLSKIDPIKGFKNIFSMRSLIEFFKSIFKLTIIGYLVYTTLWGARAEFSSLSTKNPDSIFHFVTNVTMSLGFKIGAGLLILSVLDYLYQKYEYEKNIRMSKQDIKDEFKKMEGDPLIKGKIRERQRRMALQRMMQEVPNADVIITNPTHFAVALKYDGSTMEAPQIIAKGQDYMALRIKEIAKEHGIITMENKPLARALYQRSEIGDSIPGDLFQAVAEVLAYVYKLKGKAK from the coding sequence ATGACGAACCGATACCCATACCGTTATCCGGTGGATTTGCAGCTGTTTGCGGGGGAGAAGACGGAAAAAGCGACGCCGAAGAAACGTCAGGATACGCGCAAAAAAGGTCAAGTGGCCAAAAGTATGGAAGTATCGGGCGCATCGGTGTTACTATCCGCTTTCCTGTGCATGCTGATGTTCGGCGGATACATGAGAGACCATACGGTCCGGCTGTTTACGGACGTATACATAAACCGGCTCTCCATGGATGTAACGAAAGACAATGTCATGCAGCTTTTGGGCGAGTACGCCATTCAAATATTGCTGCTGCTCGCACCGCTGTTTGTCGCTGTTTTTGTGGTCTCACTGGTCGTCAATTATATTCAGGTCGGTTTTCTCCTGACAGGCGAGCCCTTGAAAATGAAGCTCAGCAAGATCGATCCGATCAAAGGATTCAAAAACATTTTCTCCATGAGATCCTTGATCGAATTTTTCAAATCCATATTTAAGCTGACGATCATCGGCTACCTCGTATACACCACCCTTTGGGGGGCCAGAGCGGAATTCTCCTCTTTGTCGACGAAGAATCCGGATTCTATTTTTCATTTTGTAACGAATGTAACGATGTCGCTTGGCTTTAAGATCGGGGCTGGCCTGTTAATCCTGTCCGTCCTGGACTATTTGTACCAGAAGTACGAATACGAAAAAAACATCCGCATGTCAAAACAGGACATCAAGGATGAGTTCAAGAAAATGGAAGGCGATCCGCTGATCAAAGGAAAAATCAGGGAACGGCAGCGCCGAATGGCGCTTCAAAGAATGATGCAGGAGGTACCGAACGCAGACGTCATCATTACGAACCCGACCCATTTTGCGGTTGCGCTCAAATATGACGGTTCTACGATGGAAGCTCCGCAGATTATCGCGAAAGGCCAGGACTACATGGCCCTGCGCATTAAGGAAATTGCCAAGGAACACGGCATTATAACCATGGAAAACAAGCCGCTGGCGCGAGCGTTGTACCAACGGTCGGAGATCGGGGATTCCATTCCCGGAGACCTGTTCCAGGCCGTAGCTGAAGTGCTGGCCTATGTATATAAACTTAAAGGTAAAGCGAAATAA
- the fliR gene encoding flagellar biosynthetic protein FliR, translating to MEWLQQSIPVFMLVFCRITSFFVIAPVFASRGIPTSFKIGFSFLLTVIVYLTFGIGETVPQDLSYVLLIVQEVLVGLLLGFTAYLIMAVVQTAGALIDIQIGFSMANVIDPFTGASMPLIGNFKYYLALLVFLGMNGHHYLLDAIMHSYDWVPITGNVFSKIQDGSVTDILVRTFAHSFVLALQMAAPLVAALFLTDVGLGFLARTAPQFNVFIIGIILKILVGLVLLMVLMPGLVSLFDHLFTQMFEALRQLLGVMHDGAA from the coding sequence ATGGAATGGTTGCAGCAAAGTATACCTGTCTTCATGCTTGTTTTTTGTCGAATAACATCTTTTTTTGTAATAGCTCCCGTATTTGCATCGCGGGGTATCCCGACTTCATTCAAAATCGGGTTTTCCTTTCTGCTTACGGTGATCGTGTATCTTACGTTCGGCATAGGAGAAACGGTGCCGCAGGATCTATCCTACGTTCTGCTGATTGTCCAGGAAGTGCTGGTAGGACTGCTGCTCGGCTTCACCGCCTATCTGATCATGGCCGTCGTCCAAACGGCCGGCGCGCTGATTGATATCCAGATCGGCTTCAGCATGGCCAACGTCATCGATCCGTTTACCGGGGCATCCATGCCGCTGATCGGCAACTTTAAGTACTATCTCGCACTGCTCGTATTCCTTGGCATGAACGGCCATCATTATCTGCTCGATGCCATTATGCACAGCTACGATTGGGTGCCCATTACGGGCAACGTATTTTCCAAGATTCAAGACGGCAGCGTTACGGACATTCTTGTCAGAACCTTTGCCCACTCGTTCGTGCTTGCCCTTCAAATGGCGGCTCCGCTTGTGGCGGCCTTGTTTCTGACCGATGTCGGGCTCGGCTTCCTGGCGAGAACGGCACCGCAGTTCAACGTATTTATCATCGGCATTATTCTTAAAATCCTGGTCGGTTTAGTGCTGCTGATGGTGCTAATGCCGGGACTTGTATCATTATTTGATCATTTGTTTACCCAAATGTTCGAGGCGCTCCGGCAGCTGCTCGGCGTCATGCACGACGGAGCGGCGTAA
- a CDS encoding FliO/MopB family protein → MMMAASDQIGTGGTGGYYLQLLYVFVVLAIIVALIVLLIRFLGKKNQSWMQGRSIRTLGAVGMGPNKSLQLVEIGGSIYVIGVGEDVRLLDKISDPAEVALIQAAFEQDSGMYSGALPPFVTKLAAKLRKDKQPEEIELDDGSSFHEVFESKLRSVPNRKQKVEELLREDHKDS, encoded by the coding sequence ATGATGATGGCGGCTTCCGATCAAATCGGCACAGGTGGTACTGGCGGATATTATTTGCAATTATTATATGTCTTTGTCGTTCTAGCCATCATCGTCGCATTGATTGTTCTCCTGATTCGATTTCTAGGCAAAAAGAATCAGAGCTGGATGCAGGGCCGCTCCATTCGTACGCTCGGTGCGGTTGGGATGGGCCCTAACAAATCCCTTCAGCTCGTTGAAATCGGGGGCAGCATCTATGTGATCGGGGTTGGCGAAGACGTCCGGCTCTTGGACAAAATTTCCGATCCCGCGGAGGTCGCGCTGATTCAGGCGGCATTTGAACAGGATTCAGGAATGTACAGCGGGGCGCTGCCGCCTTTTGTAACCAAATTGGCGGCAAAGCTCCGTAAGGACAAGCAACCGGAAGAAATCGAATTGGATGACGGCTCCTCTTTTCACGAGGTGTTCGAATCTAAACTGCGCAGCGTACCGAACCGGAAGCAAAAGGTCGAAGAATTGCTGCGGGAGGATCATAAGGATTCATGA
- the fliP gene encoding flagellar type III secretion system pore protein FliP (The bacterial flagellar biogenesis protein FliP forms a type III secretion system (T3SS)-type pore required for flagellar assembly.) produces MNKKISIAITMLMLAGMLLSHTAFADPIPNIDIQIGGEGETPGTSSLSLILLITVLSIAPALLVLMTSFTRIVIVLGFVRTSLGTQQTPPNQVLIGLALFLTLFVMAPTFSAMNEVALQPYLKGEISQTEALQKAQDPIKKFMFSHTREKDLLLFMNYTGAEKPESYEDIPLTVMVPAFAISELKTGFQMGFMIFIPFLVIDIVVASVLMAMGMMMLPPVMISLPFKILLFVLVDGWYLVVKSMLMSFNP; encoded by the coding sequence ATGAATAAAAAGATCTCGATTGCTATCACGATGCTTATGCTGGCCGGGATGCTGCTATCCCACACCGCATTTGCAGATCCAATTCCGAACATCGATATTCAAATCGGCGGAGAAGGGGAGACCCCGGGGACCAGCTCGTTGTCCTTGATCCTCCTGATTACCGTTCTTAGCATTGCACCGGCCTTGCTCGTGCTGATGACAAGCTTTACGCGGATCGTCATTGTGCTGGGGTTTGTCCGCACATCGCTTGGAACACAGCAAACACCACCGAACCAAGTATTGATCGGGCTGGCTCTTTTTCTTACCTTGTTCGTTATGGCGCCTACGTTTTCAGCCATGAACGAGGTTGCGCTGCAGCCGTATCTCAAGGGCGAAATCAGCCAAACCGAAGCGCTGCAGAAGGCCCAGGATCCGATCAAGAAGTTCATGTTCTCCCATACGCGGGAGAAGGATCTGCTGCTGTTCATGAATTACACGGGAGCAGAGAAGCCCGAATCGTACGAGGACATTCCGTTAACCGTCATGGTGCCGGCCTTTGCCATCAGTGAGCTGAAGACAGGCTTTCAAATGGGCTTTATGATCTTCATTCCGTTTCTGGTCATCGATATTGTCGTTGCCAGCGTTCTGATGGCGATGGGGATGATGATGCTTCCGCCGGTCATGATCTCGCTGCCGTTCAAAATCTTGCTCTTTGTCCTTGTGGACGGCTGGTATCTGGTGGTCAAATCCATGCTGATGAGCTTTAATCCGTAA
- the fliQ gene encoding flagellar biosynthesis protein FliQ, producing the protein MSSEFIIGLAGQAVYIVLQVSAPMLVLALVVGLIISIFQATTQIQEQTLAFVPKIIIVLVALLLFGPWILTTLVDFTHGILDNLYKYIG; encoded by the coding sequence GTGAGCTCTGAATTTATTATCGGCCTCGCAGGGCAGGCCGTCTACATTGTGCTTCAAGTGAGCGCGCCGATGCTCGTCCTCGCGCTGGTCGTAGGACTCATCATAAGTATTTTCCAAGCGACGACGCAGATTCAGGAGCAGACGCTGGCGTTCGTTCCAAAAATCATTATTGTTCTTGTCGCACTCCTGCTGTTCGGTCCTTGGATATTGACAACGTTGGTGGATTTCACCCACGGAATTTTGGACAATCTCTACAAATATATCGGATAG